The genomic region attacaaatctctaaggTATAATTAGTTCGCTCGATAACATGATTTATATTGTATTCGGTCTTTCGATAAGTTAATGTTAAAATACATTTGTTTTTTCTAGGTTATAAACGTGCATTGGAGATATGTACTGTGGATAACTTAAAACATCTTAAATGCACTCAAATGCACTGCTTTAAACTCTGCAAATGTTTTCTGCTATAAAGTATTGCAGTATATTCGATAGTTTGCCTCTTTTCCGTTTACTAAGACCTCAGTTTGGTAAGGCACAtgctataaataataaatgtttgtAAAAGGACATCAATTTTAGATTGCTCTAAGTAGATTAAATGTCATTCGTTAAAAATGTGCATGTTGTTTCTTGTTCTTAACTtactttaatatattaaattattgaaatagtcTCCTGTTATGGAATTAATGTATTATGTTTTGCAATACAGACAATTGATGTTTAAATGGAAACATTTGTTACTCTATACATATTGCACTATTGCAAAGTTTATCGAACATTCACTTTCCAGATTGAAAGTTTAAATTTATTATGGTACTTTAAGGAAAAAAATACACAGattattaaactaattttatGTTTACAGCTAGCGTTTATCGAAGTATGTCTGTCCAGATCGATGATAAAATCACAGAGGTGAACTGTGATGAAAAAAGTACCAAAAGGCATGTAACCGATATGGGTGACAATAACGATATCGCAGAGTTAAACGGTGCTGAAAAAAGTACCAAAAGACACGTAAATGATAACAATGACGACCAAATTGCAGTAAAAGTGGCGAAGGTAGAACCAACCGAAAAAGTGAAGATGAGCAACTTTGTAATAATGATGGGTTACCTTGGCAGAGACTATTTTGGTATGCAAAGGAATCCTGGTCTAAAAACAATAGAAGAGGATCTAATGGTTGCTTTGTTAAAATCCAAATTAATATTGCAGTATCATTTCGATGATTTTCGGGAACTTAAATTTCAGAGAGCTGCGCGTACAGACAAAAGCGTGTCTGCGGTTAGACAAATTGTTTCCCTTAAATTACGTAAGTGCCTCGAATAGTTTGTTGCTTTTTATATCTCATACATTTCATATTTCGATAGTATTTCTCTCActgaaatatattcaagtatttCCTTATATAaacggtttaaatatttttcatttatgtctgttattatattattatattatatatatatatatatatatatatatatatataataactgatattgtatatgtatgtaattgACACTCTTTAATAGTTGACAcggttaaataatattttttagcaAGAGATGCAAAGAAAGAGGCGATAAATGAACATCTACCCAAGGAAATTAGAGTATTCGGTCTGAAAAGAGTGACCAAAGGTTTCAATAGTAAAAATCAGTGCGACGCGAGAACGTATAGATATGTCATACCCACGTTTTCTTTGGCACCGGAAGACCCAAATATTGTATACAAAGAAGATGAAGACATAGATGTCGAGAAACGATTAGAACAACTTTCTTTAATAGATGGAAAACCATATACTGAATTTCGATTAACCAAAGACATGGTTGATAAACTCAATGAGAACTTGAAATTATTAGAAGGCACGCAtaatttccataattttacgataAAAGTGTAAGTCGTTTcgatgtttaaattattatatagtaATATGAAAGACActtgaatattttcgaaaatacatAATACTTTATAGGAGGCCCATAGACCCTTCCGCTCGCCGCTACATCATGTATTTTAATTGTGTCGACATATTTGTCGAAAATGACATAGAATTTGCGGTGTTAGAAATTAAAGGGCAAAGTTTCATGCTTCATCAAATTAGAAAAATGATATCCTTAATAATAGGAATATCTAGGAATATTGTAACAACAGATATTGTCAAGTCTGCGTTTTCGTTAGAGAGAATAGATATTCCTATGGCTCCCGGTCTTGGATTAAGTTTACACCACGTAAGTTATTTACGAAAATACCAAAATCCAAATTACATCTttcttaatttatatatttttcgtagGTACATTATAAATACTATAATAAAAGGTATGGAAATGACGGAATTCACGAGTCGTTAGATTGGGAAGAATGTAACAAAGAAGTGGAACAATTTTATAGAGactatattttgaaaaatataatagaTACGGAAACTACAGAAAAAACGTatcctttttcataattatgtcTTGTTGCGATAACTTCTGTCAAGTATTTGTCTTAACTAGCGTACAATAGAACATTAAACTGGTTGGCATCATCTCTTACACCGAAAAGATTTGCTTTCAGAGATGTTTGACACCATGGAAATATTCTTTATGATAAGTAACATTGTATTTATGTTTTAAACATGTatgtgaaatacatttttttaaccaTTACAATAATTTAGTTttccatataatatatatattatatatatggcgtatatgtatattctacTTATTTAGGAATGGTTGAATGTTACTTTTGGATAAATTTATCAGCTGGGCAGCagtcaaaatttaatttctcgcTTACATATATCTTAATTCGGCGGTTGATTTCGATATACATGAATTAACAGAAAGAGattcttttacaatttttatttaataataacacgCTGCACTAGGCTGCCGCAAATTGTTATCGCGAGAGCTTAAAATAAAGTCAAAGAATAGAGTAAATAATTTCAGAACGTTttcattttaatgaattttaagaTCCTGTAAAAATTGATAGTAAAGTAAACAAGGAATTGAGGAAGATCGGTCATGGAAGATTATGGAAAAGTACACATTAATGTTATGCAGTAACTATTTATGTAATGAAGGAAGTAGAGGAAAGTATCTGTTGAAAACGACAGAGTCGACACAAACGCTAGACCTATTAGGTTATCATGGGACAAATTATTTAGAATGTAAAATATGAAACAAATCTCTGATAGCCTAAAGCATGATGACCGCTATAGGATAGCTAAATAGAAACATATGCAGttgaaaatattaagaaaattaaTGAGCGAAGTACCGAGAATAAGCATAATAGTTGTAAGAAAGAAAAGCGGCTGAAGAAAGTATCCTAAATATTTAGAAAAGGTTGGTTTTGCTATgtcaaaaattataaaatcaatgtcattttatttatatctgAAACGATCACCGAATTAAAGATCATCAGGATTATCATCATAGACATAAAAAAGATAAGAATTcctatttttcttcttctttttctgttGGATTGTGTAAAGTGTAAAATATGTATCCGCTATATGCTATTTGCTACATACTCTTTTCCACGCATAATCTTTAGAGAAGAACAGAGAAGAATATGTTCtacgtgtgcgtgcgtgcgtgtgtgtgtgctgtGCAGTGCTGTGTTTCCCCTCACACTCACACTCACACACACAACTGCTCACAACCACATTCTCGCTGCTGCTGTGCTGTACACTGTACAGTGGCTTATCCCCCctgagcagtgatgccagaatcacgcgtcgtgggttttttcccctccgctcgctcagccgactcgaccccccactctgacgcaccgtcgtcgccacTCTGCCGAGATACTCTGatagagatacgttcgtgtgtagcgcgtgcgcagtagaagcaacgtGGCGACGACagtgcgtcagagtggggggtcgagtcggctgaacgagcggaggggaaaaaacccacgacccatgattctggcatcactgccccTGAGTGTGGCTCTGGCCTGGCAGCTTGCGGCTGGCTCTGGCTATGATTGCTACATGGAAATCACGTTTTAGCTCGAGTGGCTCGAGTCCGGTAATTCCGGATTCTCCGGATTGATTCAAGATCAGTATACGATCGGCGAGTACCATCCAGTACCATCCGAAGAGCTGAATCGTGACTTTGAAAAAGTTTTTTCCGTTATTATGAGAAATACTGTGATCGCACTGTTTTTGATAATTATTAGTAAGTATAAAAGTTTTTATTATATCTTTGAAAAATCATTCATATTTACTAACAGTGACCAATTTTAAATAATCTTAAGATTGTATGCTTTAACAATACATTATTTCAGTTTAGAATGACTAAATTTGATTTACTTTGAATAAATGAATAAGGAAAATactgtttaaatttttaatacataGTTTTATTGTATTGCGTATTGCGTAgtctaaacatttttttttagcaTATTAGAGAAATTTTTTCCTCTCTGATTGCTCTCTGATTCATCTTTGCTACTTCTACCGAAAAAATGAATATTATGTCTCACTGTTGCAATACTCTAAGTCAATGAAAACAAATGTACAGTGATGTTGAAAAACTATTTAGATTACCGGTGACCTTGAACTCTGGGGAAAACGGACATTTATAGTTTATCTTAATCAAACACGAATCGCATACCATTCGCTTATATTTATCTAGAGAGTCTGTTATCGGAATCGCAAGTATAATGAAATTACATTCTGTCATAAGCAGTCTCGTTTAACTAGTAAACGTCaacaaaatgcataaaatatataattggaGCTTTAGAATTTTCATTTCACTCGAATTTTGGTAAATTGATCcatagaaattgaagttatcATCAAAATGTTAATTTATAACGATAATGAAGTATAACAGGCATTCGTAAGAGGTATTTTTCTTATCTTCTTATGATAAAACACAGaaaatgtatataaaaaataaaagaaagattttaaaaataataaatcaatttttatctgaTTTGCAGCTGTATTAAAGACTGTACATGGACAAAGAAGTCAGTGTGGGTGAGTCAAACTCGTCGacgcattttatttattttatttgattgttgataaaaaaattcgaataacTTTTTTGATAGAGTGGAAAAATTCCAATGCAAAAACGGAGAATGTATACAAAGCATACTTTTATGTGACGGGCGAGCAGATTGTAGGGATAAATCCGACGAAACGACCACAGAGTGCACTAAACCAAATATCCTTTGCCCACATACTGCGTTTCGCTGTGCATACGGTGCTTGCGTAGATGGGGATACAACTTGTAACGGAGTAAAAGATTGCATCGACAACAGCGACGAAACATTGTCAAAGTGCAATAATTCAAATacgatcacagaatgtagaagaaATGAATTTAAATGCACCAGTGGGCAATGCATCTCTGCGAGTAATATATGCGACGGTGTTGCAGACTGCCCTGATGGCTCGGATGAAACGTTTATTCAGTGCGGTGGAATTTCGTAAGTTGCAATTTTTTGGACCTTGTTTGTCCCAACCATCGGGTACCCGGCATGTTCGAGTTCTCGCACAGCTCTAATAATACTTTTCTCTTATAATCTTTCTAGTTGCGAACAATTATTCTTTCAATGTCGGTACGGCGCCTGCATCGACGGTGATTTAAAGTGCAACGGAGTAGTAAATTGCGCGGATGGCTCGGATGAAAATCCAACGATATGTCTGAAAATTACTACTTCAACGACTTCTACTTCTACGTATCGTCCACCTTTGACGACAAGCTCTACCACTGCAGCGTACGGACCAACTTGTAGCGCACCGCCGCAACCGCAAAACGGTGTCTGGAAATTGGATTGCCCCTCTGGAGAGCACTGTCACGACGGACAAGAGTTTCCGTTTCGACCGGGAGCACATTTGGTTTATAGTTGCAATAGCGGTTTCAAGGTTAAAGGCTCTCCCGATGTGTTCTGCAATATGGGTGGTCAATGGTGGAAAGATATCCCTGTATGCGAAGGtaagaaaaatgtttaaacttattgttagcaCGCGCGATTGTCAGATCGCGCAAAcacattctttaattttttgtacTTCAGAGGTACGCTGTAAAGATCTAAACTCAGCTTCGATAGCTGCCAGTTGTGATTACCCTGGATCACATTACGTGACATGCGAGTCGCCTAGGCCTCGTACGGTAGCAACTCTAACGTGTCGTGATAGTTATCGCGTGGACAGAACACTGCCGTCGCCGACAAGCGTTGAGTGTACCGACACCGGACAATGGTTTCCAGAACCGCTGAGATGCGTTCCAGGTCCGCcaataaacatttatattaattgggCTACGCATTCGCTGCAATTCAACATAGAACAGAGCAACTTCTTTGCGATAGAGACTCTAGATGACAAAATCATTATATACAAAACCAAAGATGAATTATTTAGACCAGACATCGATATTAGAAGTTCGAAATAAATACCCGTAGAATTATTATAGtagaatattgaaatttgtgAAACCAAAATTAATATAAAGGATACTCTCGTATGTGTGATTTGAAATTATCCAAATCATTTCCAAATAACGAAGTTTactatttttactattgtttataCATTCAGGTAAATCACATACGgtaaaaaaagttttatttattgCCAGTAGGATATTATACTTGTACAATACAATGAATATGCGATGCATTTATTTATCTTTAATCTTTAATCTGACACTATATGTTCCAGCAAAGTGTTGTTATCGAAGTATGTATCGAAATAAACGTGAATCGTCTCTGTTGAGTTACTGTTTTACTTCTACGTTActtaattattattgtatagTGTATATAGTATATAGTATATAGACTTGTGTGAGTTGCATgttttttatatgcaataattgAATCCATGTTTTAGTTTGCGGTATCGTCCCTACACCAACCACTCCGCTTGTCTGGAATGGAGTTCCCGCTAACATTACCGAATTTCCTTGGCATGCTACACTTTATAAAGCGGTAAAACCGAATGCAAAAAAAGAGTTTCTTTGCGGTGGATCCATTATTCAGGAGCGATTATTAATTACTGCGGCGCATTGCGTTTACGATGACAATGCCAGACATATAGACGACCCCTCGAAATATTTCGTAGTAGCGGGCAACATTTACAGGGATTATGACTCCTCTCTTCATCATCCAACTATGGTGGTGAAAACTGCGGtgcatatattttaaatgattttttcaaaattaccgtTCGATACTTCCTTTACCCGCTTTACCGTATGTTTGATTTTAGGTAAAAAATATCTATGTTTCTTGCGGCTACAACGGAATACACGGATTGTACAATGCAGATATAGCTATACTAGAGGTCACTGTACCCTTTGTGTTTTCAGCATTGTTGCAACCGATATGCATGGACTATTCAAACCACATTTTATTAGAATCCGATATGTTTGGAAGAGTAGCAGGGTTCGGCAGAACTGCTTTAGGTGGGTCTAGCTACCTCTTGCAAACAATTACAGTACCGTATATCCACAACAGCAAATGCAAAGAAGCTAGCAACACCTACGAGACTGAAATTTATATCACGTACGATAAGTTCTGTGCAGGTTACACGAATGGTAAGTACATAAGTACATTCGCCTATTATATGCAATATACAAGgagttcatttgaaaactttccagccgaatatctcgaaaagtatgagaaagatattaaaaaagtgtaaaacacgtgtccaaggatttcgagggggaaagaggggggTAGTATCAGTTTCTTATTTGGTAAAAATaccagcaattttcgtaggatacttTTTTTTATCCGCGCACTAGTCTCGGAGAAATGTAAAGAGAAATAGATCCCGAGTCATACTTACACTGCGAGAGTTTTTGTACTTCCAACTTCCAACATGATGGTGATGGTGCTCCCCCGCATTACACGTTACCAGTTCGCCGGTGGTTAAACAATCGATTCTCATTAAGTAAGATGGATAGGTATAGAAGAGGTGTTATCGAGTGGCCACCAAGATCACCAGATCCAACTCCAGTCGACTTCTTTTTGTGGGGACACTTATATAAAGTCTGTTGTTTATAAAACACAACCAAAAAGCGTCAACGAGATATGCGTCGCAGAATTGTAcaggaaagttttcaaatgaacaccctgtatacgtattTCTTTCGGACTGTTCGGAAGTTTATTATAAAACGTGAAAATTGTAGGTTCAGCGGTTTGCGACGGTGACAGCGGCGGTGGACTAATTTTCAGATGGGGCTCTTTATGGTATTTGAAGGGCATTGTTAGCGTCAGTCTTGGGACAAAGGTGGTAGGAGGAGCTAGACAATGCGACAGTTCCACGTATTCTCTGTACACCGAGGTTTCTCGCCATATGACATGGATAGAGAACTTTATCCTTCAACTAGAGATAAACAAACAACCGCCTATGTGTTAGGCGCAGGAATTAATTTCGAACATTCTATTTATAATGTTCGAACGTTTAATGTGATAAAGACTCTACACGAAATAAATACACTGCACACACCATACGCCATACTTATACTACTTGTAACTTCGTTACAATCATCTTAAACATGATCACGCATCGACATTATTTAGAGTGGTATAAGTTCTGTAATACTAAAAGTAACAATCCTAAACAATAAAGAAGCTATATTCATGATtaagaaattataaaaaaataagataaaaatcCAACACAAATGCAGGAATAATTGTCGAAATTATAAAACGAAAACAAACTGGCACACCTTGGAAACTTACGAATTTCGTAACTATATAGTTACGTACTTGCAAAAAATCATGAATATTGCATTTACATGGTAAGTTGTCGATGATGTTTTATTACAAGTCGCGTATacacagaaataaaaaaatatatatatgtattgtatgtacACATTGTGATCGAGTTTTTCAAGTATCACAGAAACCAATATTTGCATTCGTCAAGGCAAACTTGATGAAAATGGATACTGTTCCCAATTTAATAGCAAATGTTTTACGCGTATTCGGGTTCGGCTAATACCTGCTTTTTTTTAATAGattcggattcggattttgattcTAACCAAGACTTTTTCGATACCGCAGGACCTGtaaaaacaaaattattgtAAGCATTGCGATAGAAATCGTGCGTTATATTTATCCTATTATAAATATCTTACTTTCAAAGTGCAACTTTTTAAAGCTATCTTCGAGTTCCTCGACGCTGGTATTCAATGGAGAATTCGGAACCGACGGGAGAATAGGATCCTTGAGTTTCATTAATTCTTCCAGTTCTTGTTCCAGATCAGCATTTGATTCGTTATCCTTGAAGGTGTCTGATAATATACATTGTACTTCGTTCTGTTCTTCCAAGGCCTGaaattcaatattaatattatcggTTCAATTTCTCGACACAAAGCAAAAACGAATGGtaatcgatagactgcggattttatgcatttatgacaaagacGAAAAGAAGAAATGCACTGTGTGTTTCATACAATCAACATAGAacatttttttgtaataaattatttgCTTTTACCTCTGCCAAGTCATCCATAATATCTCTAGCCTTACTTTCGGATAAACCGCTTTCATTCAATTTCTTCAACACATCGGATCCTGTTTTATAGGCTGATAGAACAGCTGTGTTCGTATGAGTCTCTTCGATGGTAGATATAAGAGTTCGAATATTCTCGAGTGTTTGTGCTCGTTTTTGAATAGTCTTTTCTAATTCCAATTTTTTTCTTAAACGCGTTTTCGCCACTTGGCGTAAACCTCTAGCCAAGTAGGACTTGGCTTCGTTGATAACGTCGAGCTTCGCTTCCTCCAATTGAAGTATTTCTTTCAGAAGCTCGTTCTCTTGTTGTAACAGTTTGTATAATCCTTGTTCAACTTCTGTTACATTGTCGGACGAATGAACGGAAATTTTCACCAGTAATTCATGTTTATCTGTATTATTTGTAAAACTGACTTTTTTCTCGTGTCTCAGCCAAATTAAAACTAGCATTATAGTGTTGTCCGATATATTCTCATTTATTTCGGATTTACAATCTTTCACGATTTCGGAAAATGATACGAGCacattttcctttttattttctaaAACAGAGAGTACTATTTCACCGAAATTTTTAAGAACTTGCCGATGTATGTATACGGTTTCCTTATTGATTTCATTGCTCGTAACATAACTTTTGACCTTGGAAAATGACCACACGAGTGGCCGTTTTACAAAAATATCGATTGACCATGCTGTCCACGATTCGCAAGGTGCTTTCAAAAAATCAGCTTCTGGAGTTATCTCGTTATTCCTAGAAAACATTCGATAGATTAATAACCGTAAGAGAGTGTATATCTTAAAGACAATATCTATCGATCGATCGTGCACGCGTTCAAAAACGAAACTAACATTACCGAAGAAGTTCTTCGACAACAGTTACTAAACAAACTGGTGTACATCCTTTCCTTTTAAAAGCTACATGTAAATCTGCGATAGAGAAACTGCATTGCATCGTGCTGTTCAACCATTCGTGTATCAAACTCTGCCAAAACTTATATTTAGACGACCAATCCAAGGGATTGGCCAATTTACTTCGGAAAGGGGAAAATAAAGCGTTCATTCTCTCATCTTCGTTCCAACATTTCGGCATTTTGTTGGGAGGCAGTGGTAAATTTTTGTCCGTTTCTTTTGTTTCCCTGGACATTCTGATCCTGGAAGAATTTATTTTATCCTTTAATGCTAGATCGACGGAGCACTAAAAGCAACTATTTTACataactttataaaaataatgagaaTATGTCTATCCAAATCTatagccattttttaatataatattgtatattgtatttatatgtatacccaaaggccaaagaaataaattcatCTTTTGTACAACACTGTAAGATAAACGTTTAACAATAGTATTTACTTACGTTTTACAGCAACTAATAGAAAACCTCTATTGTGTCTAACAAGAACGTTTACTTAATTTACTGAATATCGatgcaatttcattttcagtGAGAAAACGGGAGATTTCGAGCGCATCTCATTAAAATGTCGTTTGTATCTGTCACAAAGAGCTCTGCTTGATATGTATGCACAATCAACTTAAACGAGTAATATTTCTACACGACAATTCAGGTCACATCGTGCAAACGATGCTTTTTGCGTGTGTAAAGTGTAAATATCAGTAAATATGCATAAAGAGCATCAGCTGTTTGTCATTTCCATTTCTAATGCTAATAATAAACTTCACCTGTAGAGTGCGCCACCAGTTGGCTAAACCAAAACGGCGGGAAACTAAACATTATTAATCAAAATAAGTACTGACAATGAGTATTTAtttgggtgtaatttaaaaccgtaataatattagaagaatttaaaaatgctgttatattattttcggacattgaacatattaagaaagaaaatcaatttttaaataattatgcaCCGTTTCTTTTAGAATCATGCTGTGTACTGTAACATGTATATTTCAATGACAAATTATATTAACTGTTTGGTGTttttcgaacagattcgaaattcAACAAAATGTAGATTAAATCTGAATAATGACCAATTGACATTGTTAGTAACGTGGTTAAATGAAATAAACGAAATTagataaaataaacaataaaaagaattttattctTATTGTACTGGTTCGCATATTATAAATcactttatataaaatatacatagttcatcttattataatataacaTTACGTAAAACGAATAGTAATGTAAGCTATAATACAATACATGTAACTTGTGAttcatataataataaatataatccaAAATGGTTGAaatgtacaaaaaaaatgtagcaaATATATTTTACCACATTATATTACAACTAGCGAGGTAATTGTATTACTATCACAGATTTATCACAGACCGATAAGTGTACTAAAataatatgatattatttttgtcatatctaatatataaaattatcaaagttaagaaaatttatttaaaacagtCTTCTTGGATAAACATAAATTTAGAGAAAGTATAATAAACATTAATCTActataaattcaaaattaattatgatGTTGTACAGCGTATTACAATTGTATCATGTTGCAGAAGTTAAATTGTTAACACGTCGGTAGCTTCCAACAATTTTTCTAAAAGCATGCGCAAAATGCTATTAGAGAACACTGTATCAGTCAAAAAATACAAATGTATCAAAATCAAAAACAGATCGTATTCGAAAATAATTATGTTAAATAATAGATGCATTTGGAGTAATCGTTTGGATCTATGCACGAATAAAATTTAAAGTAAGATTAAGAGAAGCAAAAGATTAAGTAATAGAGAGCTTTCCGAAAAAGCTGTTGCACGTTCGAAAGCAAAATACTCTCTAGTCTTTTCATACAACTGAAGAAACGTATACAACATTGTTCAAACGATACAAACATTCTAAAAGATTAACTACAATGGCACTTATTCATCTACTAAGTATCACAAAATAGCAATATTGTTGTACCCTCACAGTACCGCAAGAGCTTTCGGTAGAAATCCAGACGCAAGAGCGTACAGCATCGACAAGCTCCGACGTAGAACCTCGACAAAAGCATTTAGAATCTTTTGCCTGGAATGCATCGATTCGGACAAGATTGCCGAGAGCATCGGAATTAAAGTAAATTGAAAAAGATGACCAAAGCATGAGTTTACTGACTAATCTATGCCTTCTTCCTCTGGTctgaaaaacaaaataaaagaatttcttaaatgtttgtTACTTTAGAAAAGTATGGGGGTTTTTGGAAGTTTAGCCAAGTAGATAAAATATGAGaaataagaaaagaaaagaaaaaaaaagaatctcGGAAAATGACTTACGGATTATTGTGTAGGAATAAAATTGCATTCATTATTTCCGGTTTTGTGCAAGATATTCGCTCAACAAGTATATATTCTGCTCTCTTGACGGATTCCTCGTTGGGAGTACTGCTCGCTGGGATTGCAAATAGTTTTCTGGCGATACTGCTCAACTGTGGCAAAAGCGACGTCTTTTCTTTCCACCATTGTAATAAGTCGTCGTTTCTTCTAGATTCAAAGTTCATATAAGCGGTGATCTCGTCCGAACAGTCTACGGACACCTTATCCGAGTCAACCCATTCTTCGAATATACTTCTCAGTCTCTTCAACTCTGGTCCTTCGTGACTGGTCGAGGCAACAGGTTCCTCCGTCTTGATGTCTATTAACCTGTCGACGATCAAATCCCTGACGTGCTGCACAACCtccgctctctctccctccgtaAGCATTCGCAATTTCTTGAACGCAGGTACCAAATACGTAGCCATTTTGCAATACTTGTGAACGATCAATTTCTCCTGTATAGAATCTTTCGTAGCGCGTTTGATGCTCTCCATCTCGGGACTGTCAT from Lasioglossum baleicum chromosome 2, iyLasBale1, whole genome shotgun sequence harbors:
- the Pus1 gene encoding pseudouridine synthase 1, producing MFSAIKYCSIFDSLPLFRLLRPQFASVYRSMSVQIDDKITEVNCDEKSTKRHVTDMGDNNDIAELNGAEKSTKRHVNDNNDDQIAVKVAKVEPTEKVKMSNFVIMMGYLGRDYFGMQRNPGLKTIEEDLMVALLKSKLILQYHFDDFRELKFQRAARTDKSVSAVRQIVSLKLPRDAKKEAINEHLPKEIRVFGLKRVTKGFNSKNQCDARTYRYVIPTFSLAPEDPNIVYKEDEDIDVEKRLEQLSLIDGKPYTEFRLTKDMVDKLNENLKLLEGTHNFHNFTIKVRPIDPSARRYIMYFNCVDIFVENDIEFAVLEIKGQSFMLHQIRKMISLIIGISRNIVTTDIVKSAFSLERIDIPMAPGLGLSLHHVHYKYYNKRYGNDGIHESLDWEECNKEVEQFYRDYILKNIIDTETTEKTTLNWLASSLTPKRFAFRDV
- the LOC143218202 gene encoding clotting factor C; the encoded protein is MRNTVIALFLIIITVLKTVHGQRSQCGVEKFQCKNGECIQSILLCDGRADCRDKSDETTTECTKPNILCPHTAFRCAYGACVDGDTTCNGVKDCIDNSDETLSKCNNSNTITECRRNEFKCTSGQCISASNICDGVADCPDGSDETFIQCGGISCEQLFFQCRYGACIDGDLKCNGVVNCADGSDENPTICLKITTSTTSTSTYRPPLTTSSTTAAYGPTCSAPPQPQNGVWKLDCPSGEHCHDGQEFPFRPGAHLVYSCNSGFKVKGSPDVFCNMGGQWWKDIPVCEEVRCKDLNSASIAASCDYPGSHYVTCESPRPRTVATLTCRDSYRVDRTLPSPTSVECTDTGQWFPEPLRCVPVCGIVPTPTTPLVWNGVPANITEFPWHATLYKAVKPNAKKEFLCGGSIIQERLLITAAHCVYDDNARHIDDPSKYFVVAGNIYRDYDSSLHHPTMVVKTAVKNIYVSCGYNGIHGLYNADIAILEVTVPFVFSALLQPICMDYSNHILLESDMFGRVAGFGRTALGGSSYLLQTITVPYIHNSKCKEASNTYETEIYITYDKFCAGYTNGSAVCDGDSGGGLIFRWGSLWYLKGIVSVSLGTKVVGGARQCDSSTYSLYTEVSRHMTWIENFILQLEINKQPPMC
- the LOC143218213 gene encoding charged multivesicular body protein 7 isoform X1, producing MSRETKETDKNLPLPPNKMPKCWNEDERMNALFSPFRSKLANPLDWSSKYKFWQSLIHEWLNSTMQCSFSIADLHVAFKRKGCTPVCLVTVVEELLRNNEITPEADFLKAPCESWTAWSIDIFVKRPLVWSFSKVKSYVTSNEINKETVYIHRQVLKNFGEIVLSVLENKKENVLVSFSEIVKDCKSEINENISDNTIMLVLIWLRHEKKVSFTNNTDKHELLVKISVHSSDNVTEVEQGLYKLLQQENELLKEILQLEEAKLDVINEAKSYLARGLRQVAKTRLRKKLELEKTIQKRAQTLENIRTLISTIEETHTNTAVLSAYKTGSDVLKKLNESGLSESKARDIMDDLAEALEEQNEVQCILSDTFKDNESNADLEQELEELMKLKDPILPSVPNSPLNTSVEELEDSFKKLHFESPAVSKKSWLESKSESESIKKKQVLAEPEYA
- the LOC143218213 gene encoding charged multivesicular body protein 7 isoform X2 translates to MYTSLFSNCCRRTSSVMNNEITPEADFLKAPCESWTAWSIDIFVKRPLVWSFSKVKSYVTSNEINKETVYIHRQVLKNFGEIVLSVLENKKENVLVSFSEIVKDCKSEINENISDNTIMLVLIWLRHEKKVSFTNNTDKHELLVKISVHSSDNVTEVEQGLYKLLQQENELLKEILQLEEAKLDVINEAKSYLARGLRQVAKTRLRKKLELEKTIQKRAQTLENIRTLISTIEETHTNTAVLSAYKTGSDVLKKLNESGLSESKARDIMDDLAEALEEQNEVQCILSDTFKDNESNADLEQELEELMKLKDPILPSVPNSPLNTSVEELEDSFKKLHFESPAVSKKSWLESKSESESIKKKQVLAEPEYA